A window of the Ciconia boyciana chromosome 33, ASM3463844v1, whole genome shotgun sequence genome harbors these coding sequences:
- the OPA3 gene encoding optic atrophy 3 protein — MVAGAFPLAKLLTLGARQLSRPLAARIKAGARASPFFRAYICLPPAQLYHWVEMRAKMRLMGFRGAAVKPLNEEAAAELGAELLGEAIVFGVGGLCLYLEYARQAGQARRREDEQAAALREVGERLERLREELDAMAARLPPGHAPDHAPAGSSRAPAPAAGHAPGAEGAGSGHAPAGAGHAPDGAGH; from the exons ATGGTGGCGGGCGCGTTCCCGCTGGCCAAGCTGCTGACGCTGGGCGCGCGCCAGCTGAGCCGCCCCCTGGCGGCCCGCATCAAGGCCGGGGCGCGCGCCAGCCCCTTCTTCCGCGCCTACATCTGCCTCCCGCCCGCGCAGC tgTATCACTGGGTGGAGATGCGCGCCAAGATGCGGCTGATGGGTTTCCGCGGCGCCGCCGTCAAACCGCTGAACGAAGAAGCGGCGGCGGAGCTGGGAGCGGAGCTGCTGGGGGAAGCGATCGTGTTCGGCGTGGGAGGGCTCTGCCTCTACCTGGAGTACGCCCGGCAGGCGGGGCaggcgcggcggcgggaggacGAGCAGGCGGCGGCGCTGCGAGAGGTGGGGGAGCGACTGGAGCGGCTGCGGGAGGAGCTGGACGCCATGGCGGCGCGCCTGCCGCCCGGCCACGCCCCCGACCACGCCCCTGCCGGCTCTAGCCgcgcccccgcgcccgccgccggaCACGCCCCCGGAGCCGAAGGCGCTGGCTCAGGACACGCCCCTGCCGGAGCTGGACACGCCCCCGATGGAGCCGGCCATTAA
- the VASP gene encoding LOW QUALITY PROTEIN: vasodilator-stimulated phosphoprotein (The sequence of the model RefSeq protein was modified relative to this genomic sequence to represent the inferred CDS: deleted 1 base in 1 codon): MSETVLCSARAAVLLYDDTHKQWVAAGGGPQTLSCVQLYHHPGANAFRLVGRKMQPDQQVVLNCPLGRGLRYSQATPQFHQWREARRVWGLSFGAPREAALFAAAVLRALRALEEGTPLSWPDPDGSAPEEPEQQERQVLEEPERRTAAAGAQAVPAGGPPPPLAPPPRGPPPRPPPATGSRLPPCRWWQVLPGAGLGGSGFAAAIAGAKLRKVGKDEAPGAGVPPAPPKGEGARGGGGGGLMEEMSAMLARRRKATLQGDKPAPKRDEDVTSDETEPGTRTPGLPAEPVRRPWEKASSTLPRMKSAAPADPPGPADEPDLERIKQELLEEVRRELQKMKEEIIEAFMVELRKRNVP; this comes from the exons ATGAG CGAGACGGTGCTGTGCAGTGCCCGGGCAGCGGTGCTGCTCTACGATGACACCCACAAGCAGTGGGTGGCGgcgggtgggggtccccagacCCTCAGCTGCGTCCAGCTCTACCACCACCCCGGCGCCAACGCCTTCCGCCTGGTGGGGCGCAAGATGCAGCCAGACCAGCAG GTGGTGCTGAACTGCCCgctggggcgggggctgcgctACAGCCAGGCCACCCCCCAGTTCCACCAGTGGCGGGAGGCCCGCCGGGTCTGGGGGCTCAGCTTCGGGGCCCCCCGCGAGGCCGCCCTCTTCGCCGCCGCTGTCCTGCGGGCCCTGCGGGCGCTGGAGGAGG GCACCCCGCTGTCCTGGCCGGACCCCGATGGTTCGGCTCCGGAGGAGCCCgagcagcaggagag GCAGGTGCTGGAGGAGCCTGAGCGCCGCACGGCGGCTGCAG GCGCCCAGGCTGTGCCTGCTGGaggccccccgccgcccctggcccccccaccccggggccccccaccc cggcccccgccaGCCACGGGGTCCCGCCTGCCCCCTTGCCGGTGGTGGCAGGTGCTGCCGGGGGCGGGCCTGGGGGGCTCCGGCTTTGCTGCCGCCATCGCAGGGGCTAAACTCAGGAAAGTCGGCAAG GATGAGGCGCCGGGTGCAGGGgtcccccctgcaccccccaagGGCGAGGGTGCCcgtggggggggcgggggggggttgATGGAGGAGATGAGTGCCATGCTGGCCCGACG GAGGAAAGCCACCCTGCAGGGGGACAAGCCAGCACCAAAGAGGGACGAGGATGTCACCAGT GACGAAACGGAGCCGGGCACTAGgaccccggggctgcccgcgg AGCCCGTGCGGAGGCCCTGGGAGAAGGCCAGCTCCACGTTGCCcag GATGAAGTCGGCTGCCCCCGCCGACCCTCCTGGCCCCGCTGACGAGCCGGACCTGGAGCGAATCAAACAG gagctgctggaggaggtgcggagggagctgcagaagaTGAAGGAGGAGATCATCGAAG CATTCATGGTGGAGCTGCGGAAGCGGAACGTCCCCTAa
- the RTN2 gene encoding reticulon-2, whose protein sequence is MRGGAGPGATGRRATGSPMRGPPPWGRSWASPTAKRLHPRPPPRRTPRRVAMRSRTSPSCRRHRSSPRRKRRMKMGRRRRDPGDPPGNSPSPTSPLGGAPNEPGPRCRRDSRRGRPPRLSSGPPWGSPRGSDPRFAARAPPKRPEEPLAPPEGQLEVGGALPELGGPEAEETPMSLAAAPAFPPARRGRSVPAPRPPPIPEPPPAPPDQSPSPPGADVLVWELLYWRAPGRSALVLAGTLGTLGCLARFSAVSVGAYGALAVLGVTLPLRLHRAALRALRRHSPEHPCRVQPEGAVGLSPEEQQRWARRLARHLTAATRTLARLFLVHSLPESLKFAFLFYLLTYVGAVCNGVTLLGAGVICAFTFPVLYRHHQAQIDQYVSLVRNHLSHLRARIQAKLPSAKVKPQ, encoded by the exons atgcgcggcggggcgggcccgggggCAACGGGGCGGAGGGCAACCGGGAGCCCCATGCGGGGGCCGCCGCCATGGGGCAGGTCCTGGGCTTCGCCCACTGCA AAGAGGCTCCATCCACGGCCTCCACCACGCCGGACTCCACGGAGG GTGGCAATGAGGAGTCGGACTTCCCCGAGCTGCAGGCGGCACCGGAGCTCCccgaggaggaagaggaggatgaagatggGGCGACGGCGGCGGGACccgggggacccccccgggaACTCACCTTCTCCTACATCGCCTTTAGGGGGGGCCCCCAACGAGCCGGGACCCCGCTGTCGCCGAGATTCCCGTCGGGGACGTCCCCCCCGCCTGAGCTCGGGGCCCCCCTGGGGGTCCCCTCGGGGGTCAGACCCCCGCTTTGCTGCCAGGGCCCCCCCCAAGCGTCCCGAGGAGCCCCTGGCCCCTCCCGAGGggcagctggaggtggggggggcCCTGCCAGAGTTGGGGGGTCCTGAGGCTGAGGAAACACCCATGAGCCTGG CAGCAGCGCCCGCGTTCCCCCCCGCCCGCAGGGGGCGCTCCGTGCccgcccccagaccccccccaaTTCCGGAgccgcccccggcgccccccgaCCAATCACCGAGCCCGCCGGGAGCTGATGTCCTGG TGTGGGAGCTGCTGTACTGGCGGGCGCCGGGGCGGTCAGcgctggtgctggcagggacGCTGGGCACCCTAGGGTGCCTGGCGCGGTTCAGCGCCGTCAGCGTGGGCGCCTACGGGGCGCTGGCCGTGCTGGGTGTCACCCTGCCCCTGCGCCTGCACCGTGCTGCCCTGCGGGCGCTGCGCCGGCACTCACCCGAGCACCCCTGCCG GGTGCAGCCGgagggggccgtggggctgagccccgaGGAGCAGCAGCGCTGGGCCCGGCGCCTGGCCCGGCACCTCACTGCCGCCACCCGCACCCTCGCCCGCCTCTTCCTCGTCCACAGCCTCCCCGAGTCCCTCAAG TTCGCCTTCTTGTTCTACCTGCTGACCTACGTGGGGGCCGTCTGCAACGGGGTGACGCTGCTGGGAGCGG GCGTCATCTGTGCGTTCACCTTCCCCGTGCTCTACCGGCACCACCAG gCCCAGATCGACCAGTATGTCAGTCTGGTGAGGAACCACCTGAGTCACCTCCGAGCCAG gaTCCAGGCCAAGCTCCCAAGTGCCAAAGTGAAGCCGcagtga
- the FOSB gene encoding protein FosB isoform X1, with protein sequence MYQGFPGDYDSGSRCSSSPSAESQYLSSVDSFGSPAAAAAAQECSGLGDMPGSFVPTVTAITTSQDLQWLVQPTLISSVAQSQPLGAPMAHPPPTGPVDPYDLPGPSYSTPGMGAFATGPAAPPARPTRARPRRSREETLTPEEEEKRRVRRERNKLAAAKCRNRRRELTDRLQAETDQLEEEKAELESEIAELQKEKERLEFVLVAHAPACKLPFEDVGALGAGPAEVSTLGKEEPAGTVAFLPPGPFQPSTQGPFPSCCFAPGVPSGPPNPSYTSSFVFTHPEGATCGASHQRSSSSDQSSDSLNSPSLLAL encoded by the exons ATGTACCAGGGCTTCCCCGGTGACTACGACTCGGGTTCCCGCTGCAGCTCCTCGCCCTCGGCCGAGTCCCAGTACCTCTCCTCGGTCGATTCCTTCGggagccccgcggcggcggcggccgcgcag GAGTGCAGCGGCCTGGGGGACATGCCCGGCTCCTTTGTGCCCACGGTGACGGCCATCACCACCAGCCAGGACCTGCAGTGGCTGGTGCAGCCCACCCTCATCTCCTCGGTGGCCCAGTCGCAGCCCCTGGGAGCACCCATggcacaccccccccccaccggcCCCGTCGATCCCTATGACCTCCCAGGACCCAGCTACTCCACACCGGGCATGGGTGCCTTCGCCACGGGGCCAGCGGCGCCACCGGCACGTCCCacccgcgcccggccccggcgcagCCGCGAGGAGACG CTGACaccggaggaggaggagaagcgcCGGGTGCGGCGAGAGAGGAACAAGTTGGCAGCAGCCAAGTGCCGTAACCGGCGCCGGGAGCTGACAGATCGGCTGCAGGCG GAGACGgaccagctggaggaggagaaagctgaGCTGGAGTCAGAGATTGCCgagctgcagaaggagaaggaacGGCTGGAGTTTGTCCTGGTGGCCCACGCTCCCGCCTGCAAGCTCCCCTTCGAGGACGTCGGCGCCTTGGGTGCCGGCCCCGCCGAGGTGAGCACCCTGGGCAAGGAAGAGCCGGCGGGGACCGTCGCCTTCCTACCCCCGGGTCCGTTCCAGCCGAGCACCCAgggccccttccccagctgctgcttcgCACCCGGGGTCCCCTCGGGGCCACCTAACCCATCCTATACGTCTTCGTTTGTGTTCACCCACCCAGAGGGAGCCACCTGCGGAGCCTCGCATCAgcggagcagcagcagcgaccAGTCCTCGGACTCCTTGAATTCTCCCTCGCTCCTCGCGTTGTGA
- the FOSB gene encoding protein FosB isoform X2 codes for MYQGFPGDYDSGSRCSSSPSAESQYLSSVDSFGSPAAAAAAQECSGLGDMPGSFVPTVTAITTSQDLQWLVQPTLISSVAQSQPLGAPMAHPPPTGPVDPYDLPGPSYSTPGMGAFATGPAAPPARPTRARPRRSREETLTPEEEEKRRVRRERNKLAAAKCRNRRRELTDRLQAETDQLEEEKAELESEIAELQKEKERLEFVLVAHAPACKLPFEDVGALGAGPAEREPPAEPRISGAAAATSPRTP; via the exons ATGTACCAGGGCTTCCCCGGTGACTACGACTCGGGTTCCCGCTGCAGCTCCTCGCCCTCGGCCGAGTCCCAGTACCTCTCCTCGGTCGATTCCTTCGggagccccgcggcggcggcggccgcgcag GAGTGCAGCGGCCTGGGGGACATGCCCGGCTCCTTTGTGCCCACGGTGACGGCCATCACCACCAGCCAGGACCTGCAGTGGCTGGTGCAGCCCACCCTCATCTCCTCGGTGGCCCAGTCGCAGCCCCTGGGAGCACCCATggcacaccccccccccaccggcCCCGTCGATCCCTATGACCTCCCAGGACCCAGCTACTCCACACCGGGCATGGGTGCCTTCGCCACGGGGCCAGCGGCGCCACCGGCACGTCCCacccgcgcccggccccggcgcagCCGCGAGGAGACG CTGACaccggaggaggaggagaagcgcCGGGTGCGGCGAGAGAGGAACAAGTTGGCAGCAGCCAAGTGCCGTAACCGGCGCCGGGAGCTGACAGATCGGCTGCAGGCG GAGACGgaccagctggaggaggagaaagctgaGCTGGAGTCAGAGATTGCCgagctgcagaaggagaaggaacGGCTGGAGTTTGTCCTGGTGGCCCACGCTCCCGCCTGCAAGCTCCCCTTCGAGGACGTCGGCGCCTTGGGTGCCGGCCCCGCCGAG AGGGAGCCACCTGCGGAGCCTCGCATCAgcggagcagcagcagcgaccAGTCCTCGGACTCCTTGA